One window of Candidatus Tiamatella incendiivivens genomic DNA carries:
- a CDS encoding tRNA 2-thiocytidine biosynthesis TtcA family protein translates to MARCRICGKPGYVYVDEYKGYLCKEHYSRFIESKVDRCVKRYALLGGVKRLLIGLSGGKDSTTLSYVLHKLYGDKIEMEGIHIDLGIPEYSKESREIVYKLSYLIGINVTYVDLRREYGFSIKKAADYYFSKKINRPPCSVCGTVKRYILNKYALENGFNAIATGHNLDDILRFATTNIVTGQILELAKQLPGEESTHPKLVMKIRPLCLISNKEASNYIVANRLPIVKKPCPYKPPEKKLAAMLAGKIEEIESIIPGFKSMYITNLWSKLIPSIKAKPKKLNECKICGMPTSGKVCSFCRIRRILAEERNR, encoded by the coding sequence ATGGCTAGATGTAGGATCTGCGGTAAACCAGGATACGTTTACGTTGATGAGTATAAGGGGTATTTGTGTAAGGAGCATTATTCAAGGTTTATAGAATCGAAAGTAGACAGATGCGTTAAACGCTATGCCCTACTCGGGGGAGTTAAGAGACTTCTAATAGGATTATCTGGTGGAAAAGACAGTACTACACTTTCCTATGTATTGCACAAGTTGTATGGAGACAAAATAGAGATGGAGGGCATACACATCGACCTAGGTATTCCTGAATACAGTAAAGAATCAAGGGAGATAGTATATAAGCTAAGCTATCTCATAGGCATAAATGTTACATATGTGGATCTAAGAAGGGAGTATGGCTTTTCAATAAAGAAAGCAGCAGACTACTACTTCAGCAAGAAGATTAATAGACCACCGTGCAGCGTGTGTGGTACAGTTAAAAGATATATCCTGAACAAGTATGCACTAGAGAACGGATTCAATGCTATAGCAACAGGACATAATCTAGATGATATCTTACGGTTTGCAACAACAAATATAGTTACTGGTCAAATTTTAGAACTAGCTAAACAACTTCCAGGAGAAGAGTCTACTCACCCTAAACTCGTGATGAAAATACGGCCGTTATGCTTGATCTCTAATAAGGAAGCCAGTAATTACATTGTAGCCAACAGATTACCTATAGTAAAAAAGCCCTGTCCATATAAGCCTCCAGAGAAAAAACTGGCAGCTATGTTAGCTGGTAAAATAGAGGAAATAGAAAGTATTATACCCGGCTTCAAATCAATGTACATTACAAATCTTTGGAGTAAACTTATACCTTCAATAAAAGCGAAGCCTAAAAAGCTTAACGAGTGCAAAATATGCGGTATGCCTACTTCAGGGAAGGTATGTAGTTTCTGTAGAATAAGACGCATCCTAGCAGAAGAGCGTAATAGATGA
- a CDS encoding tRNA(Met) cytidine acetyltransferase TmcA, with translation MVRREIEEKAIEISGNLAGHIPSGFPRVQTKIGKALSIAIDNNHRVLVVFSGRNPSAIGSLTARLLLYYEKVARKKLKEEINLLYVFHDEYKDALLRKEIVRKTIKNRSKIIRQTTAVYEVSEKYLGTTFQALVLDLSNDLKPNDVGRLIGIVQGGGMIILQTPPWEEWDTFLTIFKQNLLAPGYSNTRHIFISWFKRKLREHNTGLFVYNVDKGRLLSGKPELTACITKRVIRIPEETMYPKGIYKLSLTQDQIDVIKTMEWFYEKPHKSRKKILVVTADRGRGKSCAVGLGLIGFAYTLRKHKHRVRVLVTAPSLDSIQSLFQLAIKGSELLGLNPKPKEKNGKIIEIQGDGFSLEYWEPLMIPKLSGDIVAVDEASGIHVPLLHKIWRRHRRIVFASTIHGYEGAGRGFSIRFLKTIKEDPSTVVKHVDMNEPIRYGKEDPVEKWLFDALILDAEVDMLDDIDQEDITLGRLLYEKIDPYWLFSLEGEETLRRLFSIYVLAHYRNEPDDLAILADAPHHIIRITKTVRGGKIVGAIQAAYEGDLDDEVINSLLRGDKIPGNIIPDRMLKHHRVKEYGFMKGLRIVRIATHPEVQDRGIGSFMLSKIYMESVDTGLDWLGSGFGVNEKLLRFWIKNGFYVLHISPDRNPVSGEYTILVLKPITKISSELVTYSTALYKSKLLNSLYDTYKDLEIDIAHQMLYMNPQIETNKHPPTLSPVNLDRLWVYSYGPMTYEAATDIVLELTKHYFYTTPNPQPVLDELKEKILIGKVLQGRKWEDVSSELKVFRHKVTLELKDAVRKLGEDWYKLNINYEVGVKADDLGLKF, from the coding sequence TTGGTAAGAAGAGAAATCGAAGAGAAGGCTATTGAAATCTCTGGCAACCTAGCTGGCCATATACCTAGCGGGTTCCCGAGAGTACAAACAAAGATAGGGAAAGCATTGTCCATTGCGATAGATAACAATCACCGTGTCCTAGTTGTTTTTTCAGGTAGGAATCCATCAGCAATAGGATCGTTAACAGCGAGGCTCTTGCTATACTATGAAAAGGTTGCTAGGAAGAAGCTCAAAGAGGAAATAAACCTGTTATATGTCTTCCATGACGAGTATAAGGACGCGCTTCTTAGGAAGGAGATTGTTAGAAAAACAATCAAGAACCGCTCTAAGATAATCAGGCAAACAACAGCGGTATATGAGGTCTCAGAGAAATATCTTGGAACAACTTTTCAAGCTCTAGTCCTTGACCTTTCAAATGATTTGAAGCCGAATGATGTTGGAAGGCTAATAGGTATAGTCCAAGGTGGAGGGATGATAATACTTCAGACCCCTCCATGGGAGGAATGGGATACTTTCTTAACTATTTTCAAGCAGAATCTCCTTGCACCGGGGTACAGTAATACACGGCATATTTTCATTTCCTGGTTCAAGAGGAAACTACGTGAGCATAATACAGGTTTATTCGTATATAACGTAGATAAGGGAAGGCTACTCTCCGGAAAACCGGAACTAACGGCATGCATAACCAAGAGAGTTATAAGGATACCAGAAGAGACCATGTATCCAAAGGGAATATACAAGTTATCTCTAACTCAGGATCAAATTGATGTTATAAAAACAATGGAATGGTTCTATGAAAAACCCCATAAAAGTAGAAAGAAGATTCTAGTAGTTACAGCAGATAGAGGGAGGGGAAAAAGCTGTGCCGTAGGCTTGGGATTAATAGGGTTTGCATATACTCTCAGAAAGCATAAACACAGGGTTAGAGTACTAGTCACAGCACCAAGCCTGGATAGCATCCAAAGCCTGTTTCAATTAGCGATAAAAGGTTCAGAATTACTCGGATTAAATCCCAAGCCGAAAGAGAAGAATGGAAAAATAATTGAAATTCAGGGAGACGGGTTTAGCCTAGAATATTGGGAGCCTTTAATGATACCCAAGCTATCAGGCGACATAGTAGCGGTTGATGAGGCTTCTGGTATACACGTTCCACTGCTCCATAAGATCTGGAGACGTCATCGACGTATAGTTTTTGCCTCTACTATACATGGATATGAAGGTGCTGGCAGGGGGTTCTCAATAAGGTTCCTTAAAACAATTAAAGAAGATCCGTCTACAGTAGTCAAACACGTCGATATGAATGAGCCTATCAGGTATGGTAAAGAGGACCCTGTCGAGAAATGGCTTTTTGACGCGTTAATATTGGACGCTGAAGTTGACATGCTGGATGATATCGACCAGGAAGATATAACTTTAGGGAGACTGTTATATGAAAAAATCGACCCATACTGGCTATTCTCTCTAGAGGGTGAGGAAACGCTTAGAAGGCTCTTCTCGATATATGTACTTGCACATTATAGGAACGAGCCAGACGATCTCGCCATATTAGCCGATGCACCGCACCACATTATTAGGATAACCAAAACAGTAAGAGGAGGGAAAATAGTAGGAGCTATTCAAGCTGCGTATGAGGGGGATTTAGACGATGAGGTAATAAACAGTCTTCTCAGGGGCGATAAGATCCCTGGAAATATAATTCCAGATAGAATGCTAAAGCATCATAGAGTTAAAGAATATGGATTTATGAAGGGTCTAAGAATAGTTAGAATAGCAACTCACCCGGAAGTTCAAGATAGAGGTATAGGAAGTTTCATGTTGTCAAAAATATATATGGAATCCGTAGATACAGGTTTGGATTGGCTTGGCTCAGGGTTCGGTGTCAACGAAAAATTACTAAGGTTTTGGATTAAAAACGGCTTTTACGTTCTACACATAAGTCCTGATAGAAACCCGGTTAGCGGCGAGTACACTATACTGGTTTTGAAGCCTATAACCAAGATATCATCCGAATTAGTTACTTATAGTACCGCACTATACAAGTCTAAACTGTTAAACAGTCTTTATGACACATATAAGGACCTTGAGATAGATATAGCACACCAGATGCTCTATATGAACCCCCAGATTGAAACCAATAAACACCCACCTACATTATCCCCCGTGAACCTTGACAGACTATGGGTATATAGTTACGGACCTATGACTTATGAGGCGGCTACAGATATAGTACTAGAACTAACCAAGCATTATTTCTATACAACACCAAATCCTCAGCCGGTTTTAGATGAGTTAAAAGAGAAGATTCTCATTGGAAAAGTTCTCCAAGGCAGAAAATGGGAGGATGTGTCATCTGAGCTCAAGGTGTTCAGGCACAAAGTAACACTAGAACTTAAGGATGCTGTGAGAAAGTTAGGCGAAGATTGGTACAAATTAAACATCAACTATGAGGTAGGTGTAAAGGCAGATGATCTGGGCTTGAAGTTCTAA
- a CDS encoding PadR family transcriptional regulator, with product MPRAPYRDSLKMLVLRLLAEEPMHGYKILKRVSALTGDKWKPAPGTLYPLLDHMEKEGLIETYTIERGRVKSGERILYRLTHKGWDEFINKLRMKTDALINMYSFILCGGLKTLYNNGFNGEAIEIYKTVKDSLSKLVESCKYLDES from the coding sequence TTGCCTAGAGCACCTTATAGAGATAGCTTGAAAATGCTAGTTCTCCGGCTCCTAGCGGAAGAGCCTATGCACGGCTACAAAATTTTGAAAAGAGTAAGTGCCCTGACAGGAGACAAATGGAAACCTGCTCCAGGTACGCTCTATCCACTACTTGACCATATGGAAAAAGAAGGACTGATTGAGACATACACCATAGAGAGGGGGAGAGTTAAGAGTGGTGAGAGAATTCTCTATAGACTAACTCATAAAGGCTGGGATGAGTTTATAAATAAATTGAGGATGAAAACTGACGCGTTAATCAATATGTACTCATTCATTCTATGTGGAGGATTAAAGACTCTATATAATAATGGTTTCAATGGAGAAGCAATCGAAATCTATAAGACAGTAAAAGACTCGCTGAGTAAATTAGTAGAATCCTGCAAATACTTAGATGAGTCCTAG